GCGCCGAAGGTATGTCCCGCGTGCAAGCACCCGCAGGCGTTCTTCCAGCGCAAAGCGGAAAATTATTGACAGAGGATTGTTTTCCCCTGTAATGCCCTTATGAAGACAGCCCGTCCGGCTTTTCCGGACGGGCTGTCTTGGGCTGCCGAAGAACCCGAATTTAAGACTGAACAAACTTGAAAGTTTTGATCAAGCTTTTTCAAAAGCGTGCGGGGTTTGGGGCGGCGCCCCAGAATCTAAAGCGCATCGAAAAACGCAGGAAAGGGAGAAAAAACAGTCCGGTGGACTGTTTCTGCGCGGGGAAACCCTCGTCGGGGGGTTCCCCGGTACCGCTTTGCGGTACTCTTTTGTGCAACTCAGGCTAACAGCCCGTCCTGTTTATTCTTCCGGATCGTCGGGTTTGGTCGCTCGGCTTTTCCACAAGGCTTTCCGCCTCGGTGGAAAATCTTCACGCTTAGACGTTGAACCGGAACAGGACGACGTCCCCGTCGCTCATCACATAGTCCTTCCCTTCGGAACGGACGAGCCCCTTTTCTTTTGCGGCCGCCATGGTGCCGCATTTTTTCAGGTCGTCGAACGCGACCACCTCGGCGCGGATAAACCCGCGCTCAAAATCCGTGTGGATCTTTCCGGCCGCCTGCGGCGCGCGCGTGCCTTCCCGGATCGTCCAGGCGCGCACCTCGGGCTTTCCGGCGGTCAGGAACGAGATCAGGCCCAGAAGGCCGTAGCACTGCCGGATCAGCCGGTCGAGCCCCGATTCGCTCAGGCCCATGTCGTTCAGGAACATCTGCTTCTCATCCGGCTCCATGCCCGAAATCTCGGCCTCCGCCTCGGCGCAGATCGGCAGAACGCCCGCGTGCTCCTCGTCCGCGATTTTTTTCACCACGGAAAAATACGGATTGCTTTCCACGCCGCCCTGAAAATCGTTCTCGCTCATGTTCGCGGCATAGATGATCGGCTTGTTCGTCAAAAGCGACACGGTGGACAGCAGGGCGGCCTCCTCTTCCGTGCATTCCACGGTGCGCGCGGATTTCCCCGCATCCAGCGCCGCTTTGACCCGCTGGAAAAAATCGTACTCCGCCTGATATTTCTTGTCGGCCTTGATCATCTTCTGGGTTTTTTCGATGCGCCTGTCCAGCACTTCCAGATCCGACAGGATCAGCTCCAGATTGATGGTTTCGATATCGCGCGCGGGGTCGATGCTGCCCTCCACGTGGACGATATCGTCGTTGACGAAGCAGCGCACCACGTGGACGATGGCGTCCACCTCCCGGATATTGGCGAGGAACTTGTTGCCCAGGCCCTCGCCCTTGGAAGCGCCGCGCACCAGCCCGGCGATATCGACAAACTCAATGGTGGCGGGCGTGTACTTTTCCGGGTGGTACAGCCCGGCGAGCCAGTCGA
This window of the Ruminococcaceae bacterium BL-6 genome carries:
- the engD gene encoding potassium-dependent informational ATPase interacting with 70S ribosome; ROS stress regulator (Evidence 2a : Function from experimental evidences in other organisms; PubMedId : 12837776, 16014871, 18713637, 21527254, 22995830, 26018081, 26160547, 26912459; Product type e : enzyme), whose translation is MKLGIVGLPNVGKSTLFNAITNAGAQAANYPFCTIEPNVGVVAVPDRRLDWLAGLYHPEKYTPATIEFVDIAGLVRGASKGEGLGNKFLANIREVDAIVHVVRCFVNDDIVHVEGSIDPARDIETINLELILSDLEVLDRRIEKTQKMIKADKKYQAEYDFFQRVKAALDAGKSARTVECTEEEAALLSTVSLLTNKPIIYAANMSENDFQGGVESNPYFSVVKKIADEEHAGVLPICAEAEAEISGMEPDEKQMFLNDMGLSESGLDRLIRQCYGLLGLISFLTAGKPEVRAWTIREGTRAPQAAGKIHTDFERGFIRAEVVAFDDLKKCGTMAAAKEKGLVRSEGKDYVMSDGDVVLFRFNV